The genomic window TCTCTTGGCCCCAAGCGAAACTTCAATTCGTTGTGGTCCAAGCCAAACAGGTGGAGGACGGTGGCCAGCCAATCATAATGATGGACCGTCCCTTCGACGGCGTGATGCGAAAACACATCGGTCGCGCCATGGATGTGGCCTCCTCGAAAACCGCCACCCGCGACCCACATGCTGAAGCCGTAAGTGTTGTGGTCCCGTCCGACTTTGTCGCGTTGAGTGAGCCCATCCCGGAACTGAATGACGGGAAG from Verrucomicrobiota bacterium includes these protein-coding regions:
- a CDS encoding DUF1501 domain-containing protein produces the protein LPVIQFRDGLTQRDKVGRDHNTYGFSMWVAGGGFRGGHIHGATDVFSHHAVEGTVHHYDWLATVLHLFGLDHNELKFRLGPRDLKLVEHAEARVVQELLA